Proteins from one Halovivax limisalsi genomic window:
- a CDS encoding methionine adenosyltransferase, with product MTDRNIRIEPFERRAIEAQEIEIVERKGLGHPDSICDGIAEHVSQALAREYLDRVGTILHFNTDETQLVAGEAAPAFGGGEVVDPIYVLIVGRATKHYEGRTIPTERIALRAAREYLEETIPQLTFGEDVVVDVKLGEGSGDLQNVFDEDGGGPVPMANDTSYGVGHAPLSETERIVREAERRLFEEYAETNPEVGADVKIMGKREGDVIDVTVAAAMVDAHVPDMDAYVDAVDGVRDFVADVAAEHTDREVRVHVNTADEYESGSIYLTVTGTSAEQGDDGSVGRGNRANGLITPNRAMSMEATSGKNPVNHIGKIYNLLSTEIARAVVGEVDGVTDLRVRLLSQIGRPIDEPHVADVHVITDEAVSLADVEDEIRTIVDRELAGVGGLTNRVIEGELTTF from the coding sequence ATGACCGATCGGAACATCCGGATCGAGCCGTTCGAGCGGCGTGCCATCGAGGCCCAGGAGATCGAGATCGTCGAGCGGAAGGGACTGGGCCACCCCGACTCGATCTGCGACGGCATCGCCGAGCACGTCTCGCAGGCGCTGGCTCGCGAGTATCTCGACCGCGTGGGGACGATCCTGCACTTCAACACGGACGAGACCCAGCTGGTCGCCGGGGAGGCGGCGCCGGCGTTCGGCGGCGGCGAGGTCGTCGATCCGATCTACGTGCTCATCGTCGGCCGGGCGACCAAGCACTACGAGGGCCGGACGATTCCAACCGAACGCATCGCCCTGCGGGCCGCACGCGAGTACCTCGAGGAGACGATTCCCCAGCTCACATTCGGCGAGGACGTCGTCGTCGACGTCAAGCTGGGCGAGGGGAGCGGGGACCTCCAGAACGTCTTCGACGAGGACGGCGGCGGCCCGGTCCCGATGGCCAACGACACGAGCTACGGCGTCGGGCACGCGCCGCTGTCCGAGACGGAGCGGATCGTGCGCGAGGCGGAGCGTCGACTCTTCGAGGAGTACGCCGAAACGAACCCGGAAGTCGGCGCAGACGTCAAGATCATGGGGAAACGCGAGGGCGACGTGATCGACGTCACCGTGGCCGCCGCCATGGTCGACGCGCACGTCCCCGACATGGACGCATACGTCGACGCGGTGGACGGCGTTCGGGACTTCGTCGCGGACGTCGCGGCCGAGCACACCGACCGCGAGGTCCGCGTCCACGTCAACACCGCCGACGAGTACGAGTCGGGCTCGATCTACCTGACCGTGACCGGAACCTCGGCCGAGCAGGGCGACGACGGCTCGGTGGGCCGGGGCAACCGGGCGAACGGCCTCATCACGCCCAACCGCGCGATGTCGATGGAGGCGACGAGCGGCAAGAACCCCGTCAATCACATCGGCAAGATCTACAACCTCCTCTCGACGGAGATCGCCCGGGCCGTCGTGGGCGAGGTCGACGGCGTCACCGATCTTCGCGTGCGCCTCCTCAGCCAGATCGGCCGCCCGATCGACGAGCCACACGTCGCCGACGTCCACGTCATCACCGACGAGGCGGTCTCGCTGGCCGACGTCGAGGACGAGATTCGGACCATCGTCGATCGCGAACTCGCGGGCGTCGGCGGGCTGACGAACCGCGTCATCGAGGGCGAACTCACGACGTTCTAA
- a CDS encoding DUF5804 family protein: protein MTRVCLVGDEDVTLRYELLSRETSREALSTYDLSQPFENSIALETVSLGAAMALCNDLQWYVVRFVESVLVREPSVSEREWLSHRLAQAIRSDELHPDETDEYLKIYGLETAEDRATANEPPAGVDPALAAASGSGSAEATGDGDRAESQGATADSAPTREGPPRLVEPLYVRRTDGEIPEYDLRDVSDTVVVRLTEDEYAP, encoded by the coding sequence GTGACCCGGGTGTGCCTCGTCGGCGACGAGGACGTCACGCTTCGCTACGAACTCCTCTCCCGGGAGACCTCGCGCGAGGCGCTCTCGACGTACGACCTCAGCCAGCCGTTCGAGAACTCGATCGCGCTGGAGACGGTTAGCCTGGGCGCCGCGATGGCGCTGTGTAACGACCTGCAGTGGTACGTCGTACGGTTCGTCGAGAGCGTCCTGGTCCGGGAGCCGAGCGTCAGCGAGCGCGAGTGGCTCTCGCATCGACTCGCGCAGGCGATCCGGTCCGACGAACTCCATCCCGACGAGACGGACGAGTATCTCAAGATCTACGGCCTCGAGACCGCAGAGGATCGCGCGACGGCGAACGAACCGCCCGCCGGGGTGGACCCGGCCCTGGCAGCCGCGTCCGGGTCGGGATCGGCGGAGGCGACCGGCGACGGCGACCGAGCCGAATCACAGGGCGCCACGGCGGATTCAGCGCCGACCCGGGAGGGGCCGCCTCGCCTCGTCGAACCGCTCTACGTCCGGCGGACTGACGGCGAGATTCCGGAGTACGATCTGCGCGACGTCTCCGACACGGTGGTCGTGCGCCTCACCGAGGACGAGTACGCGCCCTGA
- a CDS encoding uracil-DNA glycosylase family protein, whose protein sequence is MQSVLDRTSNPFGMRPPFDESDDGDLPAVPGYGDPSGDFHVIGDHPGIHGGTGTGVPFTETGAGRAVGRLLRSVDLLGGPADRPTVNDCFLSYIHMVTPPRNESPAPANYDRLERFFDAELRAVNAHVLLPVGERAIDRVLRSYTTRRDRLPSDPAARHATEVRGRGFLVVPLSDPAAWDDAAFEQAVDRLEAILGRDYRQTKGVATRVG, encoded by the coding sequence GTGCAATCCGTTTTAGACCGAACGAGTAACCCGTTCGGGATGCGTCCGCCGTTCGACGAAAGCGACGATGGCGACCTCCCGGCCGTTCCGGGATACGGCGACCCGAGCGGCGATTTCCACGTGATCGGGGACCATCCCGGGATCCACGGCGGCACCGGAACCGGCGTTCCCTTCACCGAAACCGGCGCGGGCCGCGCCGTCGGACGACTGCTTCGATCCGTGGACCTGCTCGGCGGACCGGCCGACCGACCCACCGTGAACGACTGCTTTCTGAGCTACATCCACATGGTCACGCCGCCACGGAACGAGTCGCCGGCACCGGCGAACTACGACCGGTTAGAACGGTTCTTCGACGCCGAACTCCGCGCGGTCAACGCCCACGTCCTGCTCCCCGTCGGCGAGCGAGCGATCGATCGCGTGCTTCGCTCATACACCACCCGCCGCGACCGCCTGCCGAGCGATCCGGCAGCCCGCCACGCGACCGAGGTGCGCGGTCGCGGCTTTCTGGTCGTTCCGCTCTCGGATCCGGCCGCGTGGGACGACGCGGCCTTCGAGCAGGCCGTCGACCGACTCGAGGCGATCCTCGGTCGCGACTACCGCCAGACGAAAGGGGTCGCGACGCGGGTCGGCTGA
- the cyaB gene encoding class IV adenylate cyclase, translating into MAERDRRSTEDGEGDGAYEVEVKVPADHDRVRDRLAELDATSTGGVVQVDTYFDAPHRSFAETDEALRVRRERAIDAVAAADDPVDEDHPADEIVELTYKGPLVDAGSKTRSEVETVVADGDSVETILESLGFEAAATVRKERERFDVDDVTVSLDTVDGVGRYVEVERRAEEAAIEETRADLYAVLDSLGLDPADQVRTSYLGLKLDGA; encoded by the coding sequence ATGGCAGAGCGGGATCGCCGATCAACGGAAGATGGCGAGGGGGACGGGGCGTACGAAGTCGAAGTGAAAGTGCCGGCGGATCACGACCGTGTGCGCGACCGCCTCGCGGAACTCGACGCGACGTCGACCGGCGGCGTCGTCCAGGTTGATACGTACTTCGACGCGCCTCACCGATCCTTCGCCGAGACCGACGAGGCGCTGCGCGTGCGTCGAGAACGCGCGATCGATGCGGTGGCCGCTGCTGACGACCCGGTCGACGAGGATCACCCGGCGGACGAAATCGTCGAACTCACCTACAAGGGCCCGCTCGTCGATGCGGGTTCGAAAACGCGCTCGGAGGTCGAAACCGTCGTCGCGGACGGCGACAGCGTCGAGACGATCCTCGAGTCGCTCGGATTCGAGGCGGCGGCGACCGTCCGAAAGGAGCGCGAACGATTCGACGTCGACGACGTCACGGTCTCGCTCGATACGGTCGACGGGGTCGGCAGGTACGTGGAAGTCGAACGGCGGGCCGAGGAAGCAGCCATCGAAGAAACCAGGGCCGACCTCTACGCGGTGCTCGATTCGCTCGGACTCGATCCTGCCGATCAGGTCCGAACGTCGTACCTCGGGCTGAAATTAGATGGGGCGTAG
- a CDS encoding J domain-containing protein yields MTEDFYDLLDVSPDASQDEIKAAFREQVRIYHPDLNDDERAQAQFTALKTAYDVLGDPVERRAYDRLGHTDYVAKRTSGLPSPEKWMTDDDRAERDGDDREPRISDDHSGVSTATDSWSSVSTSKSGSSTGRGSARTRSTVAGSTGSGTSGGVAPGSRAERTAGAPGGLGARLRSSALVQWWRSQNFALPLLWLATIVYLVGLAQYTRSNLDVFRGLFESITSAGGDLAALQDAVTAQSSALVSGFATVNSAAVLSPPVETGTWYAVIAGANALVVFALLAVRVVVRETLFGPVSINETIALALSLGGSALLVGGPLLAGALLLPLLYGVVIHRSHHIPGWSPSYAYLLAVATPIGALLAGWVGSTSLPMELLAIVVLPVIGALGLPIRFAVRRRFGV; encoded by the coding sequence ATGACCGAGGACTTCTACGATCTTCTCGACGTATCGCCCGACGCCAGCCAGGACGAGATCAAGGCCGCGTTCCGCGAACAGGTCCGCATCTACCACCCGGATCTGAACGACGACGAGCGCGCACAGGCCCAGTTCACTGCGCTCAAGACGGCCTACGACGTACTCGGCGACCCGGTCGAGCGCCGGGCGTACGATCGGCTGGGCCACACCGATTACGTCGCCAAACGCACGTCCGGATTGCCGTCGCCGGAGAAGTGGATGACGGACGACGATCGCGCCGAGCGCGACGGTGACGATCGCGAACCCCGCATCAGCGACGATCACTCGGGCGTCAGCACGGCGACCGACTCCTGGAGCTCCGTCTCGACGTCGAAGAGCGGGTCGTCGACGGGGCGCGGCTCGGCCCGCACTCGATCGACCGTCGCCGGTTCGACCGGCTCCGGGACCAGCGGCGGCGTTGCCCCCGGGTCCCGTGCCGAGCGCACCGCGGGCGCACCCGGCGGCCTCGGGGCTCGCCTCCGGTCGAGCGCGCTCGTCCAGTGGTGGCGCTCGCAGAACTTCGCCCTGCCGCTGCTCTGGCTCGCGACGATCGTCTACCTGGTCGGTCTCGCACAGTACACGCGAAGCAATCTCGACGTCTTTCGCGGGCTGTTCGAGTCGATTACGAGCGCCGGCGGCGACCTCGCCGCGCTACAGGATGCGGTGACGGCCCAGTCGAGTGCGCTGGTCTCGGGCTTTGCGACCGTCAATTCGGCCGCGGTTCTGTCACCCCCGGTCGAGACCGGCACGTGGTACGCCGTCATCGCCGGCGCGAACGCGCTCGTCGTCTTCGCGTTGCTCGCCGTTCGCGTCGTCGTCCGCGAAACTCTCTTCGGACCGGTGTCGATCAACGAGACGATCGCGCTGGCCCTCTCGCTGGGGGGCTCGGCGCTGCTCGTCGGCGGCCCGCTGCTCGCCGGTGCGCTCTTGCTCCCCCTCCTGTACGGCGTCGTGATCCATCGCTCGCACCACATTCCCGGCTGGTCGCCGTCGTACGCGTACCTGCTCGCCGTCGCGACGCCGATCGGCGCGCTGCTGGCCGGCTGGGTCGGGTCGACGTCGCTCCCGATGGAACTGCTCGCGATCGTCGTCCTCCCGGTCATCGGCGCCCTCGGGCTTCCGATCCGCTTCGCCGTGAGACGGCGATTCGGTGTCTGA
- a CDS encoding AsnC family transcriptional regulator yields MRTLDETDLAILSLLLEDARRPYNDIAEQVDVSAPTVSDRINRLTELDVIERFTIDLDRSSFTDGVELLIDIELCATPVDSLTERLVAVDGIEHVFTTTDARVLAVGSLRSERVGPALLEALDAEQIESYRVHLLQDRAWDPAISEGALTLKCEMCADDVTEDGLSVRIDGDLHHFCDESCRDRFEERQLATPS; encoded by the coding sequence ATGCGTACACTGGACGAAACGGACCTCGCAATCCTCAGCCTCCTCCTCGAGGATGCCCGCCGCCCTTACAACGACATCGCAGAACAGGTCGACGTCTCCGCTCCGACGGTCTCCGATCGAATCAACCGACTGACGGAACTCGACGTCATCGAACGCTTCACGATCGATCTCGATCGATCCAGTTTCACCGACGGTGTCGAACTGCTCATCGACATCGAACTGTGTGCGACGCCGGTCGACTCGCTGACCGAACGACTGGTCGCCGTCGACGGGATCGAACACGTCTTTACGACGACGGACGCCCGCGTCCTCGCGGTCGGCTCGCTCCGCAGCGAACGCGTCGGCCCCGCCCTCCTCGAAGCGCTCGACGCGGAACAGATCGAGAGCTACCGCGTCCACCTCCTCCAGGATCGCGCCTGGGATCCGGCCATCTCGGAGGGCGCGCTCACGCTCAAGTGCGAGATGTGCGCCGACGACGTCACGGAGGACGGGCTCTCCGTTCGAATCGACGGCGACCTCCATCACTTCTGCGACGAATCCTGTCGGGACCGGTTCGAAGAGCGTCAGCTGGCGACGCCGTCCTGA
- a CDS encoding gamma-glutamyltransferase family protein — protein sequence MEYDLDRFTSRRSTVRANRGLVATSQPLAAEAGIEILRDGGNAFDAAVATAAALNVVEPTSTGLGGDVFALYRTADGEVGAIRSCGGAPADATIDAVRDGLERADPDERSSYYPANRGYAVDAAADPDSLEMPFLGPHAVTVPGTARGWEATVRKLGRLTLADVLQPAIEYATEGYPVSEVVSAYWRSAESLFTDEHAREAYLFDGEAPDPGQTVALDRLGASLEAIAERGADVVYEGEIAEAIADEVQSKGGHLAVEDLASFQPEFLEPISTTYNGAEVFELPPNNQGLIALEALNIAEEIGAGEHPYESADRVHAFAEATKLAFVDGHHYVTDPDYEEIPPLGSKSYARERAREIGEAPIADPAIGVPNANAEDADTVLLTVGDEAGNLVSFINSRFAGFGSGLVAGETGIALQNRGASFSLDPNHPNSLEPGKRPFHTLVPAMAKFDEDDWAAFGVMGGYMQPQGHVQVLSNVIDYGMGLQEALDAPRWRVREDGSLGVEERLPNAAALARRGHDVRVLPPVQFGGAQLVRRADGSLAGASEPRKDGQAQGY from the coding sequence ATGGAGTACGACCTGGATCGATTCACCTCTCGCCGATCGACCGTCAGGGCGAACCGCGGACTCGTCGCGACGAGCCAACCGCTCGCCGCCGAGGCCGGGATCGAAATCCTTCGAGACGGCGGCAACGCGTTCGACGCCGCGGTCGCGACGGCCGCCGCGCTCAACGTCGTCGAACCGACGTCCACGGGCCTCGGGGGGGACGTCTTCGCGCTGTACCGAACCGCCGACGGCGAGGTCGGCGCCATACGATCCTGCGGCGGCGCGCCCGCGGACGCCACGATCGACGCCGTTCGCGACGGGCTCGAGCGGGCCGATCCCGACGAGCGGTCGTCGTACTACCCGGCCAATCGCGGATACGCCGTCGACGCGGCGGCCGATCCCGATTCGCTCGAGATGCCGTTTCTCGGCCCCCACGCCGTCACCGTCCCCGGAACCGCGCGGGGCTGGGAGGCGACGGTTCGGAAACTGGGCCGACTGACGCTCGCGGACGTCCTCCAGCCCGCGATCGAGTACGCGACCGAGGGCTACCCGGTCTCCGAGGTCGTCTCCGCGTACTGGCGATCGGCCGAGTCGCTGTTCACGGACGAGCACGCCCGCGAGGCGTACCTCTTCGACGGCGAGGCGCCCGATCCCGGCCAGACGGTCGCGCTCGATCGGCTCGGCGCCTCCCTCGAGGCGATCGCAGAACGGGGTGCCGATGTCGTCTACGAGGGCGAGATCGCCGAGGCGATCGCCGACGAGGTGCAGTCGAAGGGTGGCCACCTGGCGGTCGAGGACCTCGCGTCGTTCCAACCGGAGTTCCTCGAACCGATCAGCACGACGTACAACGGCGCGGAGGTGTTCGAACTGCCGCCCAACAACCAGGGGTTGATCGCGCTCGAAGCGCTCAACATCGCCGAGGAGATCGGGGCTGGCGAGCACCCCTACGAGTCGGCCGACCGAGTCCACGCCTTCGCGGAGGCGACGAAACTCGCATTCGTCGACGGCCACCACTACGTCACCGACCCCGACTACGAGGAGATTCCGCCGCTCGGGTCGAAGTCCTACGCCCGCGAGCGCGCACGGGAAATCGGCGAGGCGCCGATCGCCGATCCGGCCATCGGCGTCCCGAACGCCAACGCCGAGGACGCGGACACGGTGTTGCTCACCGTCGGCGACGAGGCCGGCAACCTCGTCTCGTTCATCAACTCCCGCTTCGCCGGCTTCGGCAGCGGCCTCGTCGCCGGCGAGACGGGGATCGCCCTGCAGAACCGCGGCGCGTCGTTCTCGCTCGATCCGAACCACCCCAACAGCCTCGAACCGGGCAAGCGCCCGTTCCACACGCTCGTCCCGGCCATGGCGAAGTTCGACGAGGACGACTGGGCCGCGTTCGGCGTCATGGGCGGCTACATGCAACCGCAGGGTCACGTCCAGGTGCTCTCGAACGTGATTGATTACGGGATGGGGCTACAGGAGGCACTCGACGCGCCGCGATGGCGCGTGCGCGAAGACGGCTCGCTGGGCGTCGAGGAACGCCTGCCCAACGCGGCGGCCCTCGCCCGGCGCGGCCACGACGTGCGCGTCCTCCCGCCGGTCCAGTTCGGCGGCGCACAGCTCGTCCGTCGGGCGGACGGATCGCTCGCGGGCGCCTCGGAGCCGCGCAAGGACGGTCAGGCCCAGGGCTACTGA
- a CDS encoding tRNA sulfurtransferase, giving the protein MHPPGADTVLVRHGDLNTKSTSVKRYMEGLLVEHLGGLLADRDVPGAVEREWNRPRIHTDPEAIGAALDAATDAFGVVSASACLTVEPTKAAIVDGLEATARACYDGGTFAVDARRAEKDLPFTSAEIAEDGGSAIWGAVDDEFEPAVDLDDPDVTFGVEVRAERAYLYVDSVSGPGGLPYGSQAPMVALVSGGIDSPVAAYEIMRRGSPIVPVYVDLGDFGGPDHEARAFETLRSLWRYAPDAERAVYRVPGGETVSLLAETMEEGRMLSLRRFFYRVAEHLAERVDAAGIVTGEALGQKSSQTARNLAVTSRATTLPIHRPLLSWDKQDIVARAREIDTFDDSTIPAGCNRIAPDRVETNGRIERLREVEPDDLFERAADAAANAEQLSL; this is encoded by the coding sequence ATGCACCCGCCGGGAGCCGACACCGTGCTCGTCCGCCACGGTGATCTGAACACGAAGAGCACCTCCGTCAAGCGCTACATGGAGGGGCTCCTCGTCGAGCACCTTGGGGGGCTCCTCGCGGATCGCGACGTCCCGGGCGCGGTCGAGCGCGAGTGGAACCGACCGCGAATTCACACCGACCCCGAGGCCATCGGCGCGGCGCTTGACGCGGCGACGGACGCCTTCGGCGTCGTCTCGGCCAGCGCCTGCCTGACCGTCGAACCGACGAAGGCGGCGATCGTCGACGGCCTCGAAGCGACGGCCCGGGCCTGTTACGACGGCGGCACGTTCGCCGTCGACGCCCGACGGGCCGAGAAAGACCTGCCCTTCACCAGCGCCGAGATCGCCGAAGACGGCGGCAGCGCGATCTGGGGGGCCGTCGACGACGAGTTCGAACCGGCCGTCGACCTGGACGATCCCGACGTGACCTTCGGCGTCGAGGTCAGGGCCGAGCGGGCCTATCTCTACGTCGACTCGGTGTCTGGACCCGGCGGACTCCCGTACGGCTCCCAGGCGCCGATGGTCGCGCTGGTCAGCGGCGGGATCGACTCGCCCGTCGCCGCCTACGAGATCATGCGACGCGGGAGTCCGATCGTCCCGGTGTACGTGGATCTGGGCGACTTCGGCGGCCCCGATCACGAGGCGCGCGCGTTCGAAACGCTACGCTCCCTGTGGCGCTACGCTCCGGACGCCGAGCGCGCGGTGTATCGCGTCCCCGGCGGCGAGACGGTTTCACTGCTGGCCGAGACGATGGAGGAAGGGCGAATGCTCTCGCTCCGGCGCTTCTTCTACCGGGTGGCCGAGCACCTCGCGGAGCGCGTCGACGCGGCGGGCATCGTCACCGGCGAAGCGCTCGGCCAGAAGTCGAGTCAGACCGCGCGGAACCTCGCCGTTACCTCGCGCGCGACGACGCTGCCGATCCACCGGCCGCTGCTCTCGTGGGACAAACAGGACATCGTGGCCCGAGCGCGCGAGATCGACACCTTCGACGATTCGACGATCCCCGCCGGTTGCAACCGGATCGCCCCCGATCGCGTCGAGACGAACGGGCGCATCGAGCGCCTGCGCGAGGTCGAACCCGACGACCTCTTCGAGCGCGCGGCAGACGCCGCCGCGAACGCGGAGCAACTTTCGCTCTGA
- the dinB gene encoding DNA polymerase IV translates to MGTDPQLPGVDPDPEAVDPIVLHVDADCFYAACERLRDPELRGEPLVVGMGYEAGEDVGAVATASYEAREYGVESAMAISQALEALPRRAAAEAAGESTEGTGYYRPVDMSYYESVSEDVREILHDSADVVREVSIDEAYLDVTERTDWSVVAGFARHVKQRIRREVGIPVSIGVAPTMSAAKIASDFDKPDGLTVVEPAEVRTFLAPLDVSEIHGVGPVTARELREMGLETAGDVAAADVDDLIEAFGERGREFYEYARGEDDRRVTPRGLPKSFSRESAVGDPVTDWERKRDLLVPLAESVADRATREGALYRTVGVKAVTPPYDVNTRERSLPGPVDDPDLVVEIALDLFEEFEEERVRKLGVRLANLEFTGNEQTDLGGWDAPDEDATDLGTPSADGASGPSDGTEPPGRPNARSSDERQATVNTLTDYGEQTGDTAGSDDRTGDEDRSVPLTDWAAAGSPGGSNGVTVETASGPESVDPASDPEPVDSATDPAAVGRSTNRPSEPAETPSLEAFVPSDRTDGEGSANGTGGTDCADPTADDPIVETTDSTAAGTTDGSGPPPGFTGQATLSQFAGRD, encoded by the coding sequence ATGGGTACGGATCCGCAGTTGCCGGGCGTCGACCCCGACCCGGAAGCGGTGGATCCGATCGTCCTGCACGTCGACGCGGACTGTTTCTACGCCGCCTGCGAACGCCTTCGCGATCCGGAGCTCCGTGGCGAGCCTCTCGTCGTCGGGATGGGCTACGAAGCCGGCGAGGACGTCGGCGCCGTCGCGACGGCGAGCTACGAGGCCCGAGAGTACGGGGTCGAGAGCGCGATGGCCATCTCGCAGGCCCTCGAGGCGCTCCCGCGACGGGCAGCGGCCGAAGCGGCCGGCGAATCGACCGAGGGGACGGGCTACTACCGGCCGGTCGACATGTCGTACTACGAATCTGTGAGCGAGGACGTCCGCGAAATCCTCCACGATTCGGCCGACGTGGTGAGGGAGGTGAGTATCGACGAAGCGTACCTGGACGTCACCGAGCGGACCGACTGGTCGGTCGTGGCGGGCTTCGCCAGGCACGTCAAACAGCGCATCCGCCGCGAGGTCGGCATTCCGGTGAGCATCGGCGTCGCGCCGACGATGAGCGCCGCCAAGATCGCCAGCGACTTCGACAAGCCCGACGGTCTCACCGTCGTCGAACCGGCCGAGGTCCGGACGTTCCTCGCACCGCTCGACGTCTCCGAAATCCACGGCGTCGGCCCGGTGACCGCCCGGGAGCTTCGCGAGATGGGCCTCGAAACGGCCGGCGACGTCGCGGCGGCGGACGTCGACGACCTGATCGAGGCGTTCGGGGAGCGCGGCCGCGAGTTCTACGAGTACGCGCGCGGCGAGGACGACCGGCGGGTCACCCCGCGCGGACTGCCCAAGAGCTTCTCGCGCGAGTCGGCCGTCGGCGACCCCGTCACCGACTGGGAGCGAAAGCGCGACCTGCTCGTCCCGCTCGCCGAATCCGTCGCGGATCGGGCGACCCGCGAAGGCGCCCTCTATCGCACCGTCGGCGTGAAGGCGGTCACGCCGCCGTACGACGTGAACACGCGCGAACGGTCGCTCCCGGGACCGGTCGACGATCCGGACCTCGTCGTCGAGATCGCCCTCGACCTCTTCGAGGAGTTCGAAGAGGAGCGCGTCCGCAAACTCGGCGTCCGCCTGGCCAACCTCGAGTTTACCGGCAACGAACAGACGGACCTGGGCGGCTGGGACGCGCCGGACGAAGACGCAACGGATCTGGGAACTCCCTCTGCCGACGGTGCCTCCGGGCCGTCGGACGGAACCGAACCCCCGGGGCGACCGAACGCCCGTTCGAGCGACGAGCGGCAGGCGACGGTGAACACCCTGACGGACTACGGCGAGCAGACCGGCGATACGGCCGGATCCGACGATCGAACCGGGGACGAGGATCGTTCCGTGCCCCTCACCGACTGGGCGGCGGCCGGTTCGCCCGGCGGATCGAACGGTGTGACCGTCGAGACGGCCAGCGGCCCGGAATCGGTCGACCCGGCGTCAGACCCGGAACCCGTCGATTCGGCCACCGACCCGGCAGCCGTCGGCCGGTCGACGAACCGACCGTCGGAGCCGGCGGAGACGCCGTCGCTCGAGGCGTTCGTCCCGTCGGACCGGACGGATGGCGAGGGCTCGGCGAACGGGACCGGCGGGACCGATTGCGCCGACCCGACCGCCGACGATCCGATCGTCGAGACGACCGACTCGACCGCCGCCGGGACGACCGACGGGTCCGGACCGCCGCCCGGATTCACCGGCCAGGCGACCCTCTCGCAGTTCGCCGGTCGCGACTGA